Proteins from a genomic interval of Zingiber officinale cultivar Zhangliang chromosome 1B, Zo_v1.1, whole genome shotgun sequence:
- the LOC121986677 gene encoding GTPase activating protein 1-like, whose translation MVTAAESLLGLLCVRVKRGINLAVRDVLFGSSDPYVVLSVSPKQKVKTRVIKHNTNPVWNEDLTLSIKDPSVPVRLEVYDKDTFTVDDPMGEAEVDIAPFVEIVKMSLKNVPNGRVIATVEPRRNNCLAEQSRIYFTNGKVRQDVVVRLRNVERGEIELQLQWVSIPGYRR comes from the exons ATGGTAACGGCGGCGGAGAGCTTGCTGGGCCTCCTCTGCGTCCGCGTGAAGCGAGGCATCAACCTCGCCGTCCGCGACGTCCTCTTCGGCAGCAGCGACCCCTACGTCGTCCTCTCTGTTTCCCCCAAACAA AAAGTGAAGACGAGGGTAATAAAGCACAACACAAATCCTGTTTGGAACGAGGACTTGACTCTCTCTATCAAAGACCCGTCTGTTCCAGTTCGACTC GAAGTTTACGACAAGGACACGTTCACCGTGGACGATCCCATGGGCGAGGCAGAGGTCGACATCGCCCCTTTTGTGGAGATCGTGAAGATGAGCCTGAAAAATGTTCCAAACGGCCGCGTAATAGCGACGGTTGAGCCGCGCAGGAACAACTGTCTAGCGGAGCAGAGTCGTATATATTTTACGAACGGCAAGGTGCGTCAGGACGTCGTCGTTCGACTTCGAAACGTCGAGCGAGGGGAAATCGAACTACAGCTTCAGTGGGTTAGTATTCCAGGTTATCGGCGCTAG
- the LOC121986669 gene encoding phosphatidylcholine:diacylglycerol cholinephosphotransferase 1-like: MTTENGVSDTARLRVQRRTADASRFTLGVGASHEISHHRGGAEQAPTKSLSGVRMGTISPPPMPLFPSRGPFFAGLSVGGVVGAVRHHPVPCAFAILLLVFMGVEYTIPMVPLASPPLDLGFIVTEPLNAALAAAPALNTVLAALNTVFVGMQTFYILWTFLVEGRPRPTIAALFMFPCRGILGCSTQLPLPEGFLGSGADFPVGNVSFFLFFSGHVAGAVIASLDMRRTRRHNMAWAFDALNLLQSVRLLAARGHYTIDLAVGVGAGFVADVLAGEYEKIKWKPDRQQACCSCGCSCSTR; encoded by the exons ATGACGACCGAGAACGGCGTCAGCGACACCGCCCGTCTCCGTGTCCAGAGGCGGACCGCCGACGCCTCTAGATTCACCCTCGGCGTCGGCGCCAGCCATGAGATTAGCCACCACCGCGGCGGCGCCGAACAGGCACCGACCAAATCTCTCTCCGGGGTGAGAATGGGGACGATTTCGCCCCCGCCGATGCCGCTCTTTCCCTCCCGCGGCCCGTTCTTCGCCGGGTTGTCAGTCGGCGGCGTGGTCGGCGCCGTGCGGCACCACCCCGTGCCGTGCGCCTTCGCGATCTTGCTCTTGGTCTTCATGGGCGTGGAGTACACGATCCCCATGGTCCCTTTGGCTTCTCCGCCGCTGGATTTGGGGTTCATCGTCACAGAGCCGCTGAATGCCGCTCTCGCCGCCGCTCCCGCCCTCAACACCGTGCTCGCCGCCCTCAATACG GTCTTCGTGGGCATGCAAACTTTCTACATACTATGGACATTCCTAGTGGAGGGAAGGCCACGCCCTACCATTGCAGCTCTCTTTATGTTCCCATGCAGAGGAATTTTAGGTTGCTCCACCCAGCTGCCACTCCCAGAG GGTTTTCTGGGTTCGGGTGCAGATTTTCCGGTCGGAAacgtctccttcttcctcttcttctccggcCATGTGGCCGGAGCCGTGATCGCGTCGCTTGACATGAGGCGCACGCGGCGGCACAATATGGCGTGGGCCTTCGATGCCCTGAACCTGCTTCAGAGCGTGCGCCTACTCGCCGCGCGAGGTCACTACACCATTGACTTGGCCGTCGGCGTCGGGGCTGGCTTTGTGGCCGACGTGCTCGCTGGCGAGTACGAGAAGATCAAGTGGAAGCCCGACCGGCAGCAGGCGTGCTGCAGTTGTGGGTGCAGCTGTAGCACTCGATGA